A single Brassica rapa cultivar Chiifu-401-42 chromosome A04, CAAS_Brap_v3.01, whole genome shotgun sequence DNA region contains:
- the LOC103864726 gene encoding probable serine/threonine-protein kinase PBL12, with translation MAVTKNKKTSLTSLFLGCYRTKNASRYEVEERGNAMKIRTCPVIKRLSLSDISDPSSPMSVMDDLSNSFTSQKLRMFTLSELRVITHNFSRSNMLGEGGFGPVYKGFIDDKVKPGLEAQPVAVKALDLHGHQGHREWLAEIIFLGQLSNKHLVKLIGFCCEEEQRVLVYEYMPRGSLENQLFRRNSVAMAWGIRMKIALGAAKGLAFLHEAEKPVIYRDFKTSNILLDCNYNAKLSDFGLAKDGPEGEHTHVTTRVMGTQGYAAPEYIMTGHLTTMNDVYSFGVVLLELITGKRSVDTTRARREQSLVEWARPMLRDQRKLDRIIDPRLECQYKTEAAQAAAALAFKCLSQNPKYRPTMSDVVKVLESIQEVETKERNSNNKETKKFVDKRIIRHHRKGQKRVNIAYSDSLLYKESRAKQNNGV, from the exons atggcaGTAACCAAGAACAAGAAGACATCATTGACATCTCTGTTTTTAGGATGTTACAGGACAAAGAACGCGAGTAGATACGAAGTAGAGGAGAGGGGCAACGCAATGAAAATAAGAACTTGTCCGGTGATCAAGAGGCTGTCGTTATCGGACATAAGTGATCCAAGCTCGCCCATGTCGGTCATGGATGACCTCTCAAACTCCTTCACATCTCAAAAGCTTCGTATGTTCACCTTGTCTGAGCTGAGAGTTATTACGCATAATTTCTCAAGAAGTAACATGCTGGGAGAAGGAGGGTTTGGGCCAGTTTACAAAGGGTTCATTGATGACAAGGTTAAACCGGGTTTAGAAGCCCAACCGGTTGCTGTTAAGGCACTTGATCTCCATGGTCACCAAGGCCATAGAGAATGGCTG GCGGAGATAATCTTTTTGGGGCAGCTAAGTAACAAACATCTTGTGAAGCTGATAGGATTTTGTTGTGAAGAAGAGCAACGAGTACTTGTTTATGAGTACATGCCTCGAGGTAGCTTGGAGAATCAGCTCTTTAGAA GAAACAGTGTAGCAATGGCATGGGGAATAAGGATGAAGATAGCCCTTGGAGCCGCTAAAGGCTTAGCTTTTCTCCATGAAGCAGAGAAACCTGTCATCTACCGAGACTTCAAAACCTCCAACATATTGTTAGACTGC AACTATAACGCAAAATTATCTGATTTTGGCCTAGCCAAAGATGGACCTGAAGGAGAACATACACATGTAACAACTCGAGTGATGGGAACGCAAGGTTATGCTGCACCTGAATATATAATGACTG GTCACTTGACGACAATGAATGACGTCTACAGTTTTGGAGTCGTTCTGTTGGAACTGATAACAGGGAAACGGTCAGTGGACACTACCCGGGCACGAAGGGAACAAAGCCTCGTGGAATGGGCGCGTCCAATGTTGAGGGACCAAAGAAAGCTAGATCGGATAATCGATCCAAGGCTCGAATGCCAGTACAAAACTGAGGCAGCTCAGGCAGCAGCTGCCTTAGCCTTCAAGTGTCTTAGCCAAAATCCCAAGTATAGACCAACAATGTCTGACGTAGTAAAGGTTTTGGAGTCTATCCAAGAAGTTGAGACAAAGGAGCGTAATAGTAacaacaaagaaacaaagaagtTTGTGGATAAAAGAATCATTAGGCATCACCGTAAAGGCCAAAAAAGAGTGAACATCGCTTATTCAGATTCTCTCCTTTACAAGGAATCCAGGGCAAAGCAGAACAATGGGGTTTGA
- the LOC103864732 gene encoding fatty-acid-binding protein 2 yields MDSDDGNVSHILPKRSLLHVPGSLALEAFSCITKFTGAMLCWWNNNNNLQKMEISNYQLRSCDDDSSVKSSCYHPNFSLFHIHYGSKEDLIPALFSKSTIQHFVNEAERLHSCSVLSLAVSLMSVNGLGLSLGSDDVQVSNNVEHRSCQVGRSSGLSFHKLDAKRPTVEPRTGIEFPVSLKKNASGLASEVLVATGSRTMKIVKIKSLKVYAFGFYVHPSSVCQKLGPKYASIPGSKLGRCDDLYKDLLREDIVMSVRLVVNYNGLKINTVRDAFEKSLRARLVKANPKTNFNCLNDFGSFFTQDIPIPAGTVIDFRRTADGQLITEIGGNMVGAVRSKDLCRAFFDMYIGDVPVSEQTKEEIGRNVVGILKSC; encoded by the exons atGGATTCGGATGATGGGAACGTATCACACATTTTACCAAAGAGGAGTCTCTTACATGTACCTGGAAGCTTGGCCTTGGAAGCGTTTAGTTGCATCACCAAGTTCACAGGAGCTATGCTTTGTTGGtggaacaacaacaacaatttgCAGAAAATGGAGATTTCTAACTATCAATTGAGGAGCTGTGATGATGATTCTTCTGTGAAGAGTAGTTGTTATCATCCCAACTTCTCTCTGTTTCATATTCACTACGGATCAAAAGAAGATTTAATCCCTGCCTTGTTCTCTAAATCAACTATTCAGCATTTTGTTAATGAAGCTGAGAGGCTACACTCTTGTTCCGTCCTCTCCTTGGCTGTTTCCTTGAT GTCGGTGAATGGACTTGGTTTGTCTCTAGGGAGTGATGATGTTCAAGTTTCGAACAACGTTGAGCATAGGTCTTGTCAGGTTGGACGTAGTAGTGGTTTGAGTTTTCACAAATTGGACGCGAAAAGACCAACGGTTGAGCCTCGGACCGGGATCGAGTTCCCGGTCTCGTTAAAGAAAAATGCATCTGGATTAGCTTCTGAGGTGCTTGTTGCAACTGGATCACGGACAATGAAGATCGTCAAGATTAAATCTCTTAAAGTATATGCGTTTGGTTTTT ATGTTCATCCTTCGTCGGTGTGCCAGAAGCTTGGTCCAAAGTATGCCTCTATTCCCGGGAGCAAACTCGGCAGATGTGATGACTTATACAAAGATCTTTTAAG gGAGGATATTGTTATGAGTGTGAGGCTTGTGGTTAACTACAATGGTTTGAAGATCAATACTGTGAGAGA TGCTTTTGAGAAGTCTCTGCGTGCTCGTTTGGTGAAG gcAAATCCCAAGACTAATTTCAATTGCTTAAATGATTTTGGTTCATTCTTCACACAAGACATTCCAATCCCCGCG GGAACAGTAATAGACTTTCGAAGAACAGCTGATGGACAACTAATCACAGAGA TTGGCGGTAACATGGTTGGAGCTGTCCGTAGCAAGGATCTTTGTA GGGCATTCTTTGATatgtacattggagatgttccgGTGTCTGAGCAGACAAAAGAGGAGATTGGTAGGAACGTTGTGGGAATCTTAAAGAGTTGctga
- the LOC103864733 gene encoding S-adenosylmethionine mitochondrial carrier protein, with translation MVGTMEDFIEEEEFSVSVDPRRSRPGKKKKKRKPESQVVSILNHLFVKYPCLNKSVVDTGRECSDSDTSCSLSFAKVGNFTSRSPPSIKSGHLLKSALAGGISCAFSAFLMHPVDTVKTQVQASTTLSFIEIMSKIPEIGARGLYKGSIPAVVGQFASHGLRTSIYEASRLALPLVAPGLLDIQVQPIASFLGTVLGTTLRIPCEVLKQRLQANQFDNIVEATLSTWRQDGLKGLFRGTGVTLLREVPFYVAGMGLYSQSKKLVERRLGRVLEPWEAIAVGALSGGFTAVMTTPFDVIKTRMMTAPQGVDLSMWMAAYSIATHEGFLAFYKGAVPRFFWTAPLGALNLAGYELLQKAFVTVPLNRSVHSD, from the exons atGGTCGGAACAATGGAAGACttcattgaagaagaagagttcaGTGTATCCGTAGATCCAAGAAGATCAAGAccggggaagaagaagaagaaaagaaaacccGAATCTCAAGTTGTCTCTATTCTGAATCATTTGTTTGTAAAGTACCCATGTCTGAATAAAAGCGTCGTCGATACTGGTCGGGAATGTTCGGATTCAGATACATCATGTAGCTTGAGTTTTGCAAAAGTTGGAAACTTTACTTCAAGATCTCCTCCTTCGATCAAATCTGGTCATCTTCTCAAATCAGCATTAGCAGGAGGAATCTCATGCGCTTTCTCTGCCTTTCTTATGCATCCTGTCGACACTGTCAAG ACACAAGTTCAAGCATCAACAACACTGTCGTTTATTGAAATAATGTCAAAGATTCCGGAGATTGGTGCTCGTGGTTTATACAAGGGATCTATCCCCGCCGTTGTTGGTCAATTCGCAAG CCATGGTTTACGTACAAGTATATACGAAGCAAGTAGACTCGCTTTACCCCTCGTTGCTCCTGGTCTCCTCGACATCCAA GTTCAGCCAATAGCGTCTTTTCTCGGCACGGTTTTGGGTACAACGTTACGGATACCGTGCGAGGTGCTGAAACAACGGTTACAAGCCAACCAGTTCGACAACATCGTGGAAGCTACGCTTTCCACGTGGCGTCAAGATGGTCTCAAAGGACTCTTTCGCGGCACGGGCGTCACTCTTCTCCGCGAGGTTCCCTTTTACGTCGCTGGTATGGGACTCTACAGCCAATCGAAGAAGCTGGTGGAGAGAAGGCTAGGGAGAGTGCTTGAGCCGTGGGAGGCTATCGCGGTTGGAGCCTTGTCTGGCGGTTTCACGGCTGTTATGACGACGCCGTTTGATGTGATTAAAACTAGGATGATGACGGCTCCGCAAGGCGTGGATTTGTCTATGTGGATGGCTGCGTATTCCATTGCGACGCATGAGGGGTTTCTTGCTTTCTATAAAGGAGCTGTTCCGAGGTTCTTTTGGACTGCTCCTCTTGGTGCTTTGAACTTGGCAGGCTACGAGCTTCTTCAAAAGGCTTTCGTGACAGTACCTCTTAATCGGTCAGTGCATAGCGATTGA
- the LOC103864724 gene encoding polyadenylate-binding protein-interacting protein 7, translating into MSFTTQPSVPKSTKPPTTTLNPHAAEFVPFTLRSPSSSRLLAESSASRHSDDEASQFWNHQLPDDITPDFKLMTLDDSSYDDSESFSLAALSLNEAEQFPSAERERNPFGRNSRDNVGEMEVDPVDYLASQFPGFAAESLAQVYFANGCDLHSTIEMLTQLELQVDGGGMNQKMSPKSFAAPNLTPMDFPSLSPQGQQNDNNMFFSSSVSQPGSIDYASAVKKLASQDSGMWKYERADSSSIGSSRNSQPLPGAAYKRSIYSDKLPNRPAPVWLETGDAVGNMYSGYREEARDYARLRNVYFEQARQAYLVGNKALAKDLSAKGQLHNLQMKAAHEKAQEAIYRQRNPGGQGGSERMIDLHGLHVSEALQVLKQELSVLRSTARATQERLQVYICVGTGHHTRGSRTPARLPVAVQRYLLEGEGLDYSEPQAGLLRVII; encoded by the exons atgagCTTCACCACCCAGCCAAGTGTTCCAAAGAGTACCAAACCACCAACAACAACTTTGAACCCTCATGCTGCTGAGTTTGTTCCATTTACTCTACGCTCTCCTTCATCATCAAGACTCTTAGCTGAATCATCTGCATCACGCCATTCAGATGATGAAGCGAGTCAGTTCTGGAATCACCAACTTCCTGATGACATCACCCCAGACTTCAAGTTGATGACTCTAGATGACAGTTCCTATGATGATTCTGAGAGTTTCTCACTAGCTGCCTTGTCCTTGAACGAAGCTGAACAGTTTCCTTCTGCTGAGAGGGAAAGAAACCCTTTTGGTAGGAACTCAAGAGACAACGTAGGGGAAATGGAGGTGGACCCAGTGGATTATCTTGCATCTCAGTTCCCTGGATTTGCTGCTGAAAGTCTAGCACAAGTGTATTTTGCTAACGGCTGTGATTTGCACTCCACTATTGAGATGCTTACTCAGCTCGAG CTACAAGTGGATGGTGGTGGCATGAATCAGAAGATGAGCCCAAAGAGTTTTGCTGCTCCTAATCTTACTCCCATGGATTTTCCTTCCCTTAGCCCTCAGGGGCAGCAAAACGACAACAACATGTTTTTCTCCTCATCAGTTTCTCAACCTGGTTCAATCGACTATGCCTCTGCTGTGAAGAAGTTAGCATCCCAGGACTCTGGTATGTGGAAATATGAACGAGCAGACTCCTCATCTATTGGCTCCAGCAGAAATTCTCAACCCTTGCCTGGTGCTGCTTACAAGAGGAGTATATATTCTGATAAGCTGCCAAATCGACCTGCTCCTGTCTGGCTTGAGACCGGGGACGCAGTTGGGAATATGTATTCTGGGTATCGCGAGGAAGCACGTGACTACGCACGTCTAAGGAATGTATACTTTGAACAG GCACGACAAGCATACCTTGTTGGCAATAAGGCCTTAGCTAAAGACCTAAGTGCCAAGGGACAGTTGCATAACTTGCAGATGAAGGCTGCTCATGAGAAAGCTCAAGAAGCCATTTACCGTCAGAG gAACCCAGGGGGTCAAGGGGGGAGCGAGAGAATGATAGACTTGCACGGGCTACATGTGAGTGAAGCACTTCAGGTGTTGAAGCAGGAGCTGAGCGTGCTGAGGAGCACAGCTCGAGCAACACAAGAGAGGCTTCAGGTTTACATATGTGTAGGGACTGGCCACCACACTAGGGGCTCCCGCACACCTGCTAGACTCCCTGTTGCTGTTCAGCGCTACCTTCTTGAAGGAGAAGGCCTTGACTATTCCGAGCCTCAAGCTGGTCTCCTTAGAGTCATCATATAA
- the LOC103864844 gene encoding polyadenylate-binding protein 6, with translation CDQRREKKNQSLRRKGKSVAKFSLTVPVVSAHLCRDSVTGKSLRYAYVNFDSAITASNAMACLNHTDLKGKTMRIMWSQKDVAYRRRSGLGNLFVKNLDSSITSSCLERMFSPFGVILSCKVAEENGQSKGFGFVQFATEQSAVAARLASHGSMVDGKKLFVAKFINRDERAAMSGNQEFTNVYVKNLLESVTEDFLHTMFSQCGTVSSVVVMRDGMGRSRGFGFVNFCHLENAKKAVESLNGKPHGSKKLFVGRALRKAERMEMLKQKHKDNFVVKFNVGWFNLYVKNLSEAINETRLLEIFGSYGKIVSAKVMHDKNGKSKGFNFNLKKKINKFFFS, from the exons tgcgaTCAAAggcgagaaaaaaaaaatcagagctTGAGACGAAAAGGAAAATCAGTCGCCAAATTCTCCTTGACTGTCCCCGTCGTCTCCGCTCATCTCTGCCGCGACTCCGTCACCGGCAAATCACTGCGTTACGCTTACGTCAACTTCGATTCCGCCATCACCG CGTCGAATGCGATGGCGTGCTTGAACCACACCGATCTGAAGGGGAAGACGATGCGTATAATGTGGTCTCAGAAAGATGTTGCGTACCGTCGTCGTAGTGGATTGGGAAATCTCTTCGTTAAGAATCTTGACAGCTCCATCACTAGCAGCTGCTTAGAGCGGATGTTTAGTCCCTTCGGAGTCATACTTTCTTGCAAAGTAGCTGAGGAGAATGGCCAAAGTAAAGGCTTCGGTTTTGTTCAGTTTGCTACGGAACAATCTGCTGTTGCTGCTCGTCTTGCCTCCCACGGCTCTATGGTTGATGGCAAGAAACT GTTTGTGGCTAAGTTCATTAACAGGGATGAAAGAGCTGCTATGTCTGGGAATCAAGAGTTCACAAACGTTTATGTGAAGAATCTGCTCGAGAGTGTTACAGAGGATTTTCTCCATACGATGTTTTCCCAATGTGGGACGGTCTCTAGTGTTGTGGTTATGAGGGATGGTATGGGAAGATCGAGAGGTTTCGGATTTGTCAACTTCTGCCATCTAGAGAATGCAAAGAAAGCTGTGGAATCTCTCAATGGAAAACCACATG GATCGAAGAAGTTGTTTGTTGGAAGGGCTTTGAGAAAAGCTGAAAGGATGGAGATGCTGAAACAGAAGCACAAAGACAATTTTGTTGTCAAGTTTAATGTTGGTTGGTTTAATCTGTACGTGAAGAACTTGAGTGAAGCAATCAACGAAACAAGGCTGCTAGAGATATTTGGAAGCTATGGGAAGATAGTCTCAGCAAAAGTGATGCATGATAAAAATGGCAAAAGTAAAGGattcaatttcaatttaaaaaaaaaaattaataaattttttttttcttaa